The Corythoichthys intestinalis isolate RoL2023-P3 chromosome 19, ASM3026506v1, whole genome shotgun sequence nucleotide sequence taTCTGTTTTGGCAtcagcatttgaaaaaaaaaaaaaaaaacatatcggtcgacctctaataACCAACTATATTTTCTATATAAGTTTATTTCTCTATAACAAGTtgttttaaagtatttttttaaattaaaacaagATTTGGGTACTACAGCTGTATTAAgaactaagcctgaacgatatatcgtataAACATCaccatcgcgatgtgcacgtgcgcgatagtcccatagcaagcacgtgcgatagttttttgttttttttaaatccatatacACCTTGCTTTCTACTTTGcacacagcctcacaccctccctctcccagccctttgttcctctcagtcactgcggcatttGCTTATTacagttaacgatggctttgatctggccaaagaagcagacttcacacgggtaTCTGTcaacaatcatcgtttaacttgttaaacagtttctgcaaggaagccgcgctggaatgaatgtgtgtgtgtgggagacgttggagacatataaatgccagaaatgatcatgaggagtttgaaatttctacatgtcactccaactgtcacagctaaggtagataaacagaagcatttaatagagccaagcatttatctactacagtactttattcttgttcaaaaatgatttggttggacaggtatgtttaaaactgatcataattttgacatatgaagtgcttaaaaaccattttaaatacattttaaaaaatcattttgggggaaaaaagagagaaaaaacatgtcttatctcttatctctttccaatgctaaatctgaataaatacattgagcacaaaaaacccccccaaaaaaaaaaacccaaaaaatggAGTTGGGTGGTGGTAcgctacttcgtggtttttcacttattgcggcggattctggtccccattaaccgcgaaaaatgcgggatcactgtacactgtggtgatggtgagtcatccaaagtctttccaaacagctattcaagtcatcaagtgaaaatgtctttttaaaaataaaaaataaaaaaaaacgtattgttttcaatatcgcaatataatatcgcaacatTTCGCAAACCcataaaaaatcgcaacaatagttttttccaatatcattcaggcctattAAGAACCCATTTATgtgtctagagcaggggtgtccaaactttttgcaaagggggcaagatttggtttggtaaaaatgtggggggccgaccttggctgacgttctttacgtagaacaatatacttaagctaattttagcaagccattccttgtgtcacatttgctttatcatttttttaaatcaataatttcaacaatctcgcaactagcctttgtggcgttctctttcgactctcgggctcttgtgaaatactgctgctgtaaaattaaactagcttcaagttgcttcaatttctcgctacgtatcttccctgtaatcttgtcgtacatgtcagtgtgtcttgtttggtaatatcgcctcaaattgaactctttaaaaacagtgactgtctctttgcaaatgagggagacacagttgttgcgtattttagtgaagaaatagtccaattcccacctatccttgaagcgttggccgtcatagtcagctttttttgttgttgattttcgccattttagaaaattgggagtaaagagtcaaatggggtaatgttgctgagagtgctgctgccttttagtgggtaaatgaggagcagcatttagtgtgtaagctacttcatatgctggtagctgtacttctgaccaatttattaagtctgtgtgcgggccagacgttactgactttatgacagaggctgggggccggatgaaatttgaccaagggccccatttggccaccgggccggactttggacatgtctggtttagggttgttttttgttttttttgagtgtttagagcaagggtgtccaaactttttgcaaagggggccagatttggtgtggtaaaaatgtggagggccgaccttggctgacgtcctttacgtagaacaatatatttaagctaattttagcaagccattctgtgtgtcacatttgctttaatattatttttttctaaagtaatttagggctgtcaaaattatcgtgttaacgggtggtaatttttttttccaattaatcacgttaaaatatttgaagtaaATAACGCAcaagccccactcaaacagattaaaatgacagcacagtgtcatgtccacttgttacttgtgtttttttggtgttttttcgccctctgcaggcgcttgggtgcgactgatttaatgggtttcagcaccatgagcattgtgcaactattgacatcaacaatggctacctactagtttattttttgattgaaaattttacaaattttattttaaacaaaaacattaagaggggttttaatatcaaatttctataacttgtactaacatttatcttttaagaactacaaatctttctatccatggattgctataacagaatgttaatgccgtcttgttgatttattgttataataaacacagtccttatgtacagtatgttgaattaatatatctgtcttgtgtcttatcttttcattccaataataatttacagaaaaatatggcatattttatagatggtttgaattgcgattaattaccattaaataatttttaagttgtgattaacttgattaaaaattttaatcgtttgacagccctaaactaattatttcaacaatctcgcaactaacctttgtggcgttcactttcgactctcgggctcttgcgaaatactgctgctgtaaaattaacctagctccaagttgcttcaatttctcgctacgtctcttccctgtaatcttgttgtacatgtcagcgtgtcttgtttggtaatatcgcctcacattgaactccttaaaaacagcgactgtctctttgcaaatgacgcagacacagttgttgcatattttagagaagaaatacagtagtccaatttccaactatccttgaagcgtcggccgtcactgtcaactttctcttttttgttgattgtcgccattttagaaatggggAGTAAAGGGTaaaacacggggtaatgtttcttagagtgctgttgccttttagtgggtaaatgaggagcagcatttagtgtgtaagctacttcatatgctgttagcagtactgctgaccaatttattaagtctgtgtgtgggccagactttattgattttatgacagaggctgggggccggatgaaatttgaccacgggccgcatttggcccccgggccggactttggacatgtctggtttagagTGTTGGGTTAGCTTTGTTATAATTGGGGGTGGGGTTCACTTTTGCCCCCCACAAATACATTTACTAGGTTTTGCATCAGGACTCAGGACTATCGACAGATCCTCAAATCCGGCGACTCGGACTTGCATGCAAAAatatgatcgggacatccccaaCAAATACCTTTTTAATTTTCTCCCTTTTCCTTTTCTTCGACTGTTTTCTGGACTTACTCCGGGAGTCTGGAAAGAAATTGGTGAATGTGTTTAATaacaaaaaatgacaataaaattcatgCCTCTATTTTTAATCACCGCTACTCCTGGAACTACTCCGGCTGCTGCTGGATGAGTGCGACGCGCCAGATGAAGAAGACGATGACGTCGATGAAGCAGACGATGAactggaggaggaggaggaggaggaggaggaagaagatcTGCTACGGCTGCGTTTACGCTTCTTTTTTTCTCTACCTGCTTAAGCAGAAAATCTGAGTCATTTTGTCAGCAGATGGGGTAGAATATTCCGACTCGCATGATATGCATATGAAAATAATCATGGATCGTACGACAATCACCGTCAAAGGCATTGAACGTATTAatcagtgctgcaatgattaatcgattaactcgagtaattcaattagaaaaaaaatctttgaatcGAATTTTACTTcttcgaggatttgtttaattagagtgatattgtaatggtttgtttttaaagtgttgcatttagacATATTGATTTCCGTGTAtagactgccctctagtggcaacagtgaatatgccctAAATCGTCttaaatggctgaatccagctgctccctgttaagaccaacccaggtatgtttttgtttgacctaatgtttgtttatgcattctttAATTAGTTTAGAAGCATATCtagcaggttttttttgttggaatatgtgtttgaattatTTGTTAAGTGTTTTGAAAACAGCAAAAAAGTTTTTATAGCATTGCAGCTACcgtacttttgctatgcaagttttgctttttgttgttgtaccaagatcctcgtttattttttatactgtttaaggcttagctcaggtattttaatttggatttaaaagtatttattcctcttgtgaaatgaaagtgcaattctgcagtttgaagaaacacaattttattttctattcacatttgatgctcttttgaaagtgtaatcttagcaagccaaattGCAAGAATAAacacttatttattttacatataccgtaatttctggactacaagccgctactttttcccctcattttgggtcctgcggtgtgtgcaatgatgcggccaatttgtgtatttttctgacggccgccaggggcactcgagcatggaatgtgggagtgagacacgtggaattTATGTattgaggaagacgctagtttgcaccaTTACCAgtagtttaactttgtgcgttgtgcatgaatagaggtggcggaccctcgtctttgtgcgtgagtagaattggcagactTGCATCATGGAAAGTGCttgaagaaattaaattggccatccgagttgtatgggaagctttgatgacgagcggcgagagatcgtttgccaagactcgcggcgagagatcgtttgccaagactcgcggcatgcgaagagcagcttttgcacaggtttgccgggggagcctggcagcgtgaagcGCTGTGAGagagtccgccatcaccaacgggtttcgaggGGGCCAGTCTCCTGCATCACGAGGAGGACGACACAGGCTGGGAGTAAATTTGCCTCATTATGtgagacattgaaggcgacagcgaaggagagactaggtgcgtggcgaagtgcatctgagcgtcttcatatccgacactgagggtgaagactttcAAACCATTTGGATGCACAGCAGGAAGATaaagattgctaacaaagacttttatgttcttattaaccagcacaattagtgctgcacctccatgctgatgctatgtaacttccgtgccgctgctatataactgccgtgtttgccggcgctgtttggaacgaaaagttaaggtgtgttattaaaattttgaaaactgtgtatttctttgtcattgtctcttgttactaagtgggcacacgcggcttatgtGGcttaggagaggcttatgtgtgtataaaatggtttttcctttaaaaatgtacagaatgaggcttgtaatcaggggcgcccaatagtccagaaattacggtactaaaatttattctgcaacacattaaatgttcttaatcGGATTACTAACTAATTGATAATTCAACGATTACCTAAattatcgatagctgcagcgctAGTATTAATGcaaattttgttcaaggatcTTTTTACTATTAATGTGAGTAATTCTCTGCATTTACATACTTGGCGATTCTGATCTATAGAATTACCTCTTTTGTTTTTACTCTTTTTTTGgctaattcattcattcctttGGGATCAAAACAACCATACCTCTGCTTTTGTCATCTGTCCTAGAGCTGGAACTGGATACTCTGCACTCCGCTTTCGTTGACTGGAAAGAAAGAAGATGGCGATTATTAGGACAAATCAAAACAAAGTGGCTTGAAAATGAGAAtaatgtcttttgtgtttatcattTGCAAAGTTCTGTCAGAGAGCCCAAAAGTGTGTTCATTTTAGTAATATTGTATGTTTTTGGTGAAGAACAACTCAGAACGGTGAAGTCTGAATACATAAGTAACCGCAACAACGAGTTAATTTAGTTTGATGCACACGTACTATTATTTTTTCTGCCAGATGAGCATTGCGAATATGAAACTTTGTCTTTTGCCTCACCTGAATAAATAGGGGTTAAATAAAGAGCACGCCCATTATTattaacaaacaaataaatgggATATGGATCATAACCATGTGGAGCACACTGGAATATTATTTGTCATCATGAAGTTGCGTACTCTTAACATAACGGGGACATCCTTTCAACAAAAACTACCGATCATGCCAAATCGCGTAAATTATTTCAATGACCATAACCTGGGATGGCACACAAAATGACAATACAGGAAACTATTACGATTAGCGGCTCCTTCTCCAATGATGTGACCCAGACTGTAATGCTAAGCTAACGCAACACTCCTTTTGCAAACACTACACGCGCCGTGTGCTTGACGATTAAAAGTATTCGGTACTCACCATGGCAACAATGCAGCAATAGTTATTATCAAAGACTCATTGACCACGAGGCAACGTGCATATGTGTACATTAAATGGCAGAGAAGTTTCGAAAATTAGCATTGGCAAACAACCACAGGAGACATGTTGTATCCCAGAATGCACTGGTGCTTGCTTCCCTTACAAGAAGGaaatgtaagatttttttttccctaaataaACTTTGTGGATTGCAAATTTTGAAAGCTAAAACAGGATAATAAAAACGAAAAGAAATAAGGGGATGTTATTTTCTGATCAGGAAGGAAAATATacttatattattattagggctgtcaaaattatcgcgttaacgggcggtaattaatttttaaaaatgaatcacgttaaaatatttgacacaattagcgCACTTGCCCCGCCcacacagatttaaatgacagtacagtgaaatgcccacttgttaattgtgttttatggagttttgccaccctctgctggcgcttgagtgcaactgattttataggtttcagcacccatgagcattatgtaagtaatcattgacatcaacagtggcgggctactagtttattttttgattgaaaattttacaaattttattcaaacgaaaacattaggaggggttttaatatcaaatttctataacttttactaacatttatcttttaagaactacaagtctttctatccatgcatcgctttaacagaatgttaataatgttaatgctaagttgttgatttattgttataataaacaaatacagtccttatgtactgtatgttgaatgtatatatccatcttgtgtcttatctttccattccaacaataatttacagaaaaatatggcatattttatagatggtttgaattgcgattgattgcgattaattacgattaattaatttttaagctgtaattaactcgattaaaaattttaatcgtttgacacccctaattataattataattattattattactattattatttttttaattttgtgttgGCGTCACACCTCAAAGCTCTCTCGTTTATGTTTTTTGGGGACGAGAAATGAAAAGGTAAGACTCTTATAGTGTGGCAATTGGATATAGCAATGGCAGTATGCCTGTGACAACCTGCCACAATTTTCACTCAACAGTCAAATGCCCTAAGCCATTAGGGCAATTACTATACTGTAATTACAACCctgagcaaaaagtatggaatcaccactcTCGaaagagcactcactcagacattttatctgaacaaaataaaaaaaaaagggaggctaaaATCAAGAGGTGGCGGATCTTGTTCcagcaggatccggcacaaattaactccTGGTTGTCCTTCCCTGTCGTGATGatagcagatggatgcggtatttccaaattgtctatttttgagggattttgaggaGTtacgttactccagctccactgttgttttggatggagaaattctaaaacggaagttgctagCAGACATaaagaagtaaagcggaagtacctcggaaacttgtctaataTTGCAACACATTTGCAGTGATATTGAGGTGGATTCATTTgccacaaaacacacatttgtgtaataatgtacaaaacatttttattatggCAGTGTTAGTTCATTATACAAATACATGTTGCACtgtataaaaatacaaaacGTTGATGCTTTTCAATGTTTTAGCATCACTCAAAAGTTGACATCTGAAATGATTACTAACTGATGTAGTCAGTTTGATCTCACCTGCAGTCCTAACCTAATGCAcgtatacaaaaaaaacatc carries:
- the si:ch211-22i13.2 gene encoding RNA-binding protein with serine-rich domain 1 isoform X2, with amino-acid sequence MSTKAECRVSSSSSRTDDKSRGREKKKRKRSRSRSSSSSSSSSSSSSSSASSTSSSSSSGASHSSSSSRSSSRSSDSRSKSRKQSKKRKREKIKKKGKKEKRHKRKKEKKSKSGEENSGPVQISKYLKEKTKGSKYSMISGKKIKMKVKKSKKDKQRDKNRAELLEFLNSTL
- the si:ch211-22i13.2 gene encoding protein FAM133 isoform X1; amino-acid sequence: MSTKAECRVSSSSSRTDDKSRAGREKKKRKRSRSRSSSSSSSSSSSSSSSASSTSSSSSSGASHSSSSSRSSSRSSDSRSKSRKQSKKRKREKIKKKGKKEKRHKRKKEKKSKSGEENSGPVQISKYLKEKTKGSKYSMISGKKIKMKVKKSKKDKQRDKNRAELLEFLNSTL